The proteins below are encoded in one region of Silene latifolia isolate original U9 population chromosome 2, ASM4854445v1, whole genome shotgun sequence:
- the LOC141635189 gene encoding uncharacterized protein LOC141635189: MRGPNLSNDQRHRIVCILFEHTKNGRPERGQMQEVADQFGVDRKTIFRIWTLAKGQRLNGDELDLHSKIKGKKGRPTIEIPVERILAIPMGERTSLITFSKAVGVSPSTIQNWVKQKKIRSHTSALKPSLTDENKFHRMWFALSQLRYDRISNSLKFKEMSNDIHMDEKWFYITQDQAKFFLLMEEMNPYRSCKSKSFITKVMFMSAVSRPIYDGNGTLLFDGKIGIFPFTFMDPAKRNSKNRPAGTLETKSIASITKQVVKDMLMSKILPAIKSKWPRNMSKNINIQQDNAKPHIRCTDQDFVTAATSDGFNITLTQQPPNSPDLNVLDLGFFRSIQTLQQRKRAKTVDQLVFNVIQAWDEEPPLCLDDVWLSLQAVMLEVLKNKGHNNFKLPHLGKKAQRAAGTLPRNLDANQDIVMECLHELNAAGKDQGLEHITVPMAVNQQI; the protein is encoded by the coding sequence ATGCGTGGTCCAAACCTTTCAAATGATCAAAGACATAGAATTGTCTGCATTTTATTCGAGCATACTAAAAATGGCAGGCCAGAAAGAGGTCAAATGCAGGAAGTTGCTGACCAGTTTGGAGTGGACAGAAAAACCATATTTCGAATATGGACTCTTGCAAAAGGACAGAGACTAAATGGTGATGAATTAGACTTACATTCAAAGATCAAAGGGAAGAAAGGAAGGCCTACTATAGAAATTCCTGTTGAAAGAATACTAGCAATACCAATGGGAGAAAGAACTTCATTGATCACATTTAGCAAGGCAGTTGGAGTCTCACCTTCAACAATTCAGAATTGggttaaacaaaaaaaaataaggtCACACACGTCAGCCTTGAAGCCTTCACTAACGGATGAGAACAAATTTCACAGGATGTGGTTTGCTCTTTCACAGTTAAGGTATGATAGAATTTCTAATTCTTTAAAGTTTAAAGAAATGTCAAATGACATTCATATGGATGAGAAATGGTTTTACATCACACAAGACCAAGCCAAGTTTTTTCTTCTCATGGAAGAGATGAATCCATATAGGTCATGCAAAAGTAAGAGCTTCATTACCAAAGTCATGTTCATGTCAGCTGTTTCAAGGCCAATATATGATGGAAATGGCACACTTCTTTTTGATGGGAAAATAGGAATATTTCCCTTTACTTTCATGGATCCAGCAAAAAGAAACTCAAAAAACAGACCAGCTGGGACTTTGGAAACAAAGTCAATAGCATCCATTACTAAACAAGTAGTGAAAGATATGCTTATGTCAAAAATACTTCCAGCCATTAAAAGCAAGTGGCCACGAAACATGTCAAAGAACATAAACATCCAACAAGACAATGCAAAACCCCATATTAGATGCACTGATCAAGACTTTGTTACTGCAGCTACATCAGACGGATTTAACATAACCCTGACTCAACAACCCCCCAACTCACCTGACTTGAATGTGCTAGACTTAGGATTTTTCAGGTCAATTCAAACACTACAGCAAAGGAAAAGGGCAAAAACTGTTGATCAATTAGTGTTCAATGTTATACAGGCTTGGGATGAAGAGCCTCCTTTATGTCTAGATGATGTGTGGTTAAGTCTACAAGCAGTAATGTTGGAAGTCTTGAAAAATAAGGGCCATAATAACTTCAAGTTACCACATTTAGGCAAGAAAGCACAAAGGGCAGCAGGTACATTGCCTAGAAATCTAGATGCAAATCAAGACATTGTAATGGAATGTCTCCATGAATTAAATGCAGCAGGGAAGGATCAAGGTTTAGAGCATATTACTGTACCAATGGCAGTAAATCAGCAAATCTAG